In Flavobacterium sp. N3904, one DNA window encodes the following:
- a CDS encoding TolC family protein produces MSTSKYTFTILFLFPLFTLAQQKMTLENCYALVNKNYPTAKQITLLQQKSDYEVNALQTGKLPKIDLNAQGTYQNQVTTIPNPFLEPLNKDQYKATLDVNQLLYNGGMIDANSKLKEAQTKTQQQQVEVNLYQLKSKINQLFFSILLLQERNDLLIAKQNQLESKIKEVKSGIQFGAILPASEKVLEAENLKIKQQLSEIQYDKKKLFENLSSLTYSNISETTILEKPIIATETNTTINRPELKYFDLQDQQIEASKSILTKNNLPKINAFGIAGYGNPGLNMIDNSFQPIFMVGLRANWNVFDWNKSKSEAEALSVSADIIATEKETFLLNNNIQLQEINAEIKKSEANIATDTDIIPLREYVEKSASSQLKNGVITASEYLTEFTNLYEAKNSQKIHEIQLELAKANYQVVKGAP; encoded by the coding sequence ATGAGCACTTCAAAATACACTTTTACAATCCTTTTTTTATTCCCACTTTTTACTTTGGCACAACAAAAAATGACACTAGAAAACTGTTATGCTCTGGTCAATAAAAATTATCCAACCGCCAAACAGATTACTTTATTGCAACAAAAATCCGATTATGAAGTGAATGCTTTACAAACTGGAAAACTTCCTAAAATCGATTTGAATGCACAAGGAACCTATCAAAATCAAGTCACAACCATACCAAATCCCTTTTTGGAACCGTTAAACAAAGACCAATACAAAGCTACTTTGGATGTTAATCAGTTGTTGTATAATGGCGGTATGATAGATGCTAATAGCAAACTCAAAGAGGCTCAAACCAAAACGCAACAACAGCAAGTCGAGGTAAATTTGTACCAACTGAAGTCCAAAATCAATCAGCTATTTTTTTCGATTTTACTTTTGCAGGAACGCAATGACCTTTTGATAGCAAAACAAAATCAATTGGAATCCAAAATAAAAGAAGTCAAATCAGGTATTCAATTTGGAGCCATTCTTCCTGCCTCCGAAAAAGTGCTGGAAGCCGAAAATCTAAAAATAAAACAACAGCTTTCCGAAATTCAATACGACAAAAAGAAGCTGTTTGAGAACCTTTCTTCCTTAACGTATTCCAATATTTCTGAAACAACTATATTAGAAAAGCCAATAATTGCAACTGAAACTAACACCACAATCAATCGTCCTGAATTGAAATATTTCGACTTGCAAGACCAACAAATTGAAGCTTCAAAAAGTATACTAACCAAAAATAATCTGCCAAAAATAAATGCCTTTGGAATAGCTGGTTACGGTAATCCGGGTCTGAATATGATTGACAATTCGTTTCAACCCATTTTTATGGTGGGATTGAGAGCCAATTGGAATGTCTTCGATTGGAACAAATCAAAATCTGAGGCAGAAGCGCTGTCTGTTTCTGCGGACATCATCGCTACCGAAAAAGAGACGTTCTTGCTCAACAACAACATTCAACTACAAGAAATCAATGCCGAAATAAAAAAATCGGAAGCCAATATTGCCACCGATACCGATATAATTCCATTACGGGAATATGTAGAAAAATCGGCCAGCTCGCAATTAAAAAATGGTGTGATTACTGCCTCCGAATATTTGACCGAATTTACCAATTTGTATGAAGCCAAAAACAGCCAAAAAATACACGAAATACAATTGGAACTCGCCAAAGCCAATTATCAGGTGGTAAAAGGCGCTCCTTAA
- a CDS encoding TetR/AcrR family transcriptional regulator, with the protein MTTEEKIFNAARIVFQKKGFAGARMQEIADEAGINKAMLHYCFKNKQLLFEAVFMNAFSQLAPQINAIFNSDATVFEKIRKFTNNYISFVIVNPYLPPFVIQEMNNNPEFVMKFLNHKNRPDPTPLLAQIEKEIADGIIKPIPPKQLLLDIFSMTVFPFAAKMMVKGIIQLSESEFNEMMEERKTSIAETIINSIKK; encoded by the coding sequence ATGACAACCGAAGAAAAAATATTCAATGCGGCCAGAATAGTGTTTCAAAAAAAAGGATTCGCTGGAGCACGCATGCAGGAAATTGCAGATGAAGCAGGCATAAACAAAGCAATGTTGCATTATTGTTTCAAGAACAAACAATTGCTTTTCGAAGCGGTTTTTATGAATGCCTTTAGCCAATTAGCACCACAGATTAATGCCATTTTCAATTCGGATGCAACGGTTTTCGAGAAAATTAGAAAATTTACTAACAATTACATTTCGTTTGTCATTGTCAACCCTTATTTACCACCTTTTGTAATTCAGGAAATGAACAACAATCCCGAATTTGTGATGAAGTTTTTAAATCATAAAAACAGACCCGATCCTACTCCCTTACTAGCCCAAATCGAAAAAGAAATAGCCGATGGAATCATCAAACCAATTCCTCCAAAGCAACTTTTATTAGACATTTTTTCGATGACGGTTTTCCCTTTTGCAGCCAAAATGATGGTAAAAGGAATCATTCAGCTTTCAGAAAGTGAATTTAATGAAATGATGGAAGAACGAAAAACAAGCATAGCCGAAACTATTATTAATTCGATAAAAAAATGA
- a CDS encoding DUF6132 family protein, whose product MTRKAIIITSIGIIIGAISGYLYYHFVGCASGSCAITSKPVNSTLYGSLLGGLLFNMFVKEEKK is encoded by the coding sequence ATGACCAGGAAAGCGATTATTATCACGAGCATCGGAATCATAATTGGTGCGATTTCCGGCTATTTATACTATCACTTTGTGGGTTGTGCTTCGGGCAGTTGCGCCATAACCTCAAAACCAGTAAACTCAACACTTTATGGTAGTTTACTTGGTGGGTTATTGTTTAATATGTTTGTAAAGGAAGAGAAGAAATAG
- the trxA gene encoding thioredoxin, whose protein sequence is MSSFNNIIQSEKPVLVDFFATWCGPCQTLAPILKQVKDNLGDRISIIKIDVDKNQQIASQYQVRGVPTMILFQNGKQLWRQSGVLSSADLIKVIVEKSNS, encoded by the coding sequence ATGAGTAGCTTCAACAATATTATTCAATCCGAGAAACCTGTATTGGTCGATTTTTTTGCAACTTGGTGTGGGCCTTGCCAAACATTGGCTCCAATATTAAAACAGGTAAAAGACAATTTGGGTGATCGTATTTCTATCATCAAAATTGACGTGGACAAAAACCAACAAATCGCTTCGCAATACCAAGTTCGGGGTGTTCCCACCATGATACTTTTTCAAAACGGCAAACAATTATGGAGGCAATCGGGGGTTCTGAGCTCAGCCGATTTAATAAAAGTAATTGTAGAAAAAAGTAATTCATGA
- a CDS encoding methyltransferase domain-containing protein: MDELQCCVVSCEKPLDQTYWNNQYQANTTGWDLGEVSPPLKSYIDTIEDKNLPILIPGCGNTYEAEYLLYKGFTNVTVIDIAPTLIEKLKTKFKDNPNIKIVLGDFFEHQGAYDLIIEQTFFCALPPIMRQKYVWKMHQLLAKEGKISGLLFNRTFESGPPFGGSQEEYELLFKVSFDFLKMEVCHNSATPRAGSELFIELQKNNEVSVNSYPFEGITCSGCKNTVSEKFTSIEGVLNVSMSSNFAEVLIISQNEIPLDTLQKEIAYDVKYKIGSKF, translated from the coding sequence ATGGATGAATTACAATGTTGTGTAGTATCCTGCGAAAAGCCTTTGGATCAAACCTATTGGAACAACCAGTATCAAGCCAATACAACCGGTTGGGACCTCGGTGAAGTTTCTCCACCATTAAAAAGCTATATTGATACTATTGAAGACAAAAACCTTCCTATTTTAATTCCCGGATGCGGAAATACCTATGAAGCGGAATATCTTCTATATAAAGGTTTTACAAACGTTACCGTTATTGATATTGCACCAACATTGATTGAAAAACTAAAAACCAAATTCAAAGATAACCCTAATATAAAAATTGTATTGGGAGACTTTTTTGAACATCAAGGCGCTTATGATTTAATAATTGAACAAACCTTCTTTTGTGCTTTGCCCCCCATCATGCGACAAAAATACGTTTGGAAAATGCATCAGCTTCTAGCTAAAGAAGGAAAAATTTCGGGTTTGTTATTTAATCGAACATTCGAAAGTGGTCCTCCTTTTGGCGGTAGCCAAGAAGAATATGAATTGCTTTTCAAAGTTAGTTTTGATTTTCTAAAAATGGAAGTTTGTCATAATTCTGCCACTCCTAGAGCTGGTTCCGAATTGTTTATCGAATTGCAAAAGAACAATGAAGTTTCCGTTAATTCATATCCTTTTGAAGGCATCACCTGTAGTGGTTGCAAAAATACCGTTTCCGAAAAGTTCACTTCCATCGAAGGAGTTTTAAACGTGAGCATGAGCAGCAATTTTGCCGAAGTATTGATAATAAGTCAAAATGAAATCCCATTAGATACTTTGCAAAAAGAAATCGCTTATGATGTAAAATATAAAATTGGATCTAAGTTTTAG
- a CDS encoding DUF2892 domain-containing protein translates to MKKNMGSTDKLIRSVIGIIIAILYYAGIITGTLAIVLLAFAIVFLLTSFISFCPLYTLLGINTNKKQ, encoded by the coding sequence ATGAAAAAAAATATGGGTTCTACAGACAAATTGATCCGTTCAGTAATTGGAATCATCATTGCAATATTGTACTATGCAGGTATCATAACGGGTACACTAGCTATTGTTTTATTGGCTTTTGCAATTGTATTTTTGCTAACAAGTTTTATTAGTTTTTGTCCATTATATACACTTTTAGGAATAAACACCAATAAAAAACAATAA
- a CDS encoding MBL fold metallo-hydrolase yields MQIEQIYTGCLAQGAYYITSDGEAAIIDPLRETQPYLDRIERDGVKLKYIFETHFHADFVSGHLDLSRETGAKIVYGPTAKPEFEATVATDNQIFEIGNIKIKVLHTPGHTMESSTFLLIDENGKDYAIFSGDTLFIGDVGRPDLAQKAAGMTQEQLAGLLFHSLRDKVMTLADDVIVYPAHGAGSACGKNMSKETVSTIGNQKATNYALRANMTEAEFIKEVTDGLLPPPAYFGMNVAMNKKGYNSFENVMDLGMKALTVNEFEATADETGALILDTRDNGVFAKGFIPQSINIGVDGDFAPWVGALIADVKQPILLITEVGREKETVTRLSRVGFDNLLGHLEGGFEAWKNAGKEIDTVNRINAEQFKNDLKIGENKIIDIRKASEYSAEHIKDAYSKPLANINNWIKDIDPKEHFFMHCAGGYRSMIAASILQARGFRNFSEIEGGFNAITKTDVPRTDFVCQSKIQ; encoded by the coding sequence ATGCAAATAGAACAAATATATACTGGCTGTCTAGCACAAGGCGCATATTACATCACTTCAGATGGCGAAGCGGCTATAATTGACCCGCTTAGAGAAACACAACCCTATTTGGACAGAATCGAACGTGATGGTGTCAAATTGAAATATATTTTCGAAACCCATTTTCACGCTGATTTTGTTTCTGGCCATTTGGATTTAAGCAGAGAAACCGGAGCAAAAATTGTTTATGGACCAACCGCAAAGCCTGAATTTGAAGCCACAGTTGCAACGGATAATCAAATTTTTGAAATTGGAAATATCAAAATAAAAGTACTGCATACTCCAGGTCATACCATGGAAAGTTCTACTTTTTTATTAATCGACGAAAACGGAAAAGATTATGCTATTTTCTCTGGCGATACTTTATTTATAGGTGATGTCGGAAGACCCGATTTAGCTCAAAAAGCAGCTGGGATGACACAAGAACAGTTGGCCGGATTGTTATTTCATTCGTTAAGAGATAAAGTCATGACACTTGCAGATGATGTCATAGTGTATCCTGCTCATGGTGCCGGAAGTGCCTGTGGAAAAAACATGAGCAAAGAAACTGTTTCGACCATTGGAAACCAAAAAGCGACCAATTATGCTTTGAGAGCCAATATGACCGAAGCCGAATTCATCAAAGAAGTTACTGATGGTCTTCTTCCTCCTCCTGCCTATTTTGGAATGAATGTGGCTATGAATAAAAAAGGATACAATAGTTTTGAAAACGTAATGGATCTAGGCATGAAAGCATTAACCGTAAACGAATTTGAAGCTACCGCAGACGAAACGGGCGCCTTAATTCTAGATACTCGAGACAATGGAGTATTTGCCAAAGGTTTTATTCCTCAATCCATAAACATTGGTGTCGATGGCGATTTTGCCCCCTGGGTAGGCGCTTTGATCGCCGATGTAAAACAACCCATTTTACTGATAACCGAGGTGGGAAGAGAAAAAGAAACCGTGACACGATTGAGTCGCGTAGGATTTGATAATTTATTAGGACATTTAGAAGGTGGTTTTGAGGCTTGGAAAAACGCAGGAAAAGAAATCGACACCGTAAATAGAATCAATGCCGAACAATTTAAAAACGATCTGAAAATTGGCGAAAACAAAATAATCGACATCCGTAAAGCATCAGAATACAGCGCTGAACATATTAAAGATGCCTACAGCAAACCACTTGCTAACATCAACAATTGGATAAAAGATATTGATCCAAAAGAACATTTCTTTATGCATTGCGCCGGTGGCTACCGAAGTATGATTGCAGCATCGATTTTGCAAGCTCGTGGGTTTAGAAATTTCAGCGAAATAGAAGGCGGATTTAACGCCATCACCAAAACTGATGTTCCCAGAACAGATTTTGTTTGTCAAAGCAAAATTCAATAG
- a CDS encoding sulfite exporter TauE/SafE family protein yields MEYFGYLASIIIGLSLGLIGGGGSILTIPILVYLFKIDPKLATSYSLFIVGITALSGCFSHYRMGNLKIKSAMYFAVPSVFSILVIREVIILKIPNVLFTINNFEVTKNFLIMIIFAVLMMAASFSMIRKTNSNIESTGTNYLHLALIGSVVGIVTGFLGAGGGFLIIPALLFFANLPMKQAVGTSLLIIFINSSIGFVGDLYIGTPINYPFLFTISGMAFIGMIIGTQLSKKLDGDKLKPIFGWFILIMGIYIIIKEILFK; encoded by the coding sequence ATGGAATACTTCGGTTATTTGGCTTCAATAATTATTGGGCTCTCTTTAGGTCTCATCGGTGGTGGTGGTTCTATTTTGACTATTCCTATATTAGTTTATCTGTTCAAAATAGATCCTAAATTGGCTACTAGTTATTCATTATTTATTGTCGGAATTACTGCTTTATCAGGTTGTTTCAGTCATTATCGAATGGGAAATCTCAAAATCAAATCGGCAATGTATTTTGCGGTTCCATCTGTATTTTCCATATTGGTTATTCGAGAAGTGATCATTTTAAAGATTCCCAATGTACTTTTTACGATAAATAATTTTGAGGTCACCAAAAATTTTCTGATCATGATTATTTTTGCTGTCCTGATGATGGCAGCTTCTTTTTCTATGATTCGTAAAACCAATTCTAATATAGAATCTACTGGAACTAATTATTTGCATTTAGCTTTAATTGGCTCCGTGGTTGGAATTGTAACTGGTTTTTTGGGTGCGGGCGGAGGATTTTTAATTATTCCAGCTCTTTTATTTTTCGCTAATTTACCTATGAAACAGGCTGTTGGAACTTCATTATTAATCATTTTTATTAATTCCTCCATTGGTTTTGTTGGTGATTTATATATTGGAACACCAATCAATTATCCTTTCTTATTCACTATTTCAGGTATGGCTTTTATCGGGATGATTATTGGTACACAGTTGTCCAAAAAATTAGACGGTGACAAATTGAAACCCATTTTTGGTTGGTTCATTTTGATCATGGGAATTTATATCATTATCAAAGAAATTTTATTCAAATAA
- a CDS encoding Crp/Fnr family transcriptional regulator: MPEQLKNIFPSFSNQLIQDIKTNEVIKHFDAGEVIMRTGQYIKNTILVTKGTIKVYREDDDGGEFFMYYLQPGQACALSMVCATKNEKSQIMAKVVEDAEVVMVPLSLMDKWMMEHRSWYEFVIGTYRNRFEEVLEVIDSIAFRAMDERLEFYLKRQVEACGCKELKLSHQEIGSDLNTSREVISRLLKKMEQRGLVVLHRNQIEILM; this comes from the coding sequence ATGCCAGAGCAACTAAAAAACATATTTCCTTCCTTCTCAAACCAGCTGATACAAGATATAAAGACAAACGAAGTCATCAAGCATTTTGATGCTGGAGAAGTCATTATGCGCACAGGACAATACATTAAAAACACTATTTTGGTTACCAAAGGAACTATCAAAGTGTATCGTGAAGATGATGATGGTGGTGAGTTTTTTATGTATTACCTTCAGCCTGGTCAAGCTTGTGCGCTCTCAATGGTGTGTGCGACCAAGAATGAAAAGAGCCAAATTATGGCCAAGGTGGTTGAAGATGCCGAAGTGGTTATGGTTCCTTTATCCTTGATGGACAAATGGATGATGGAACATCGAAGTTGGTATGAATTTGTGATTGGTACTTATCGAAATCGTTTCGAAGAAGTATTGGAAGTTATTGACAGCATCGCCTTTAGAGCTATGGACGAACGCCTTGAATTTTATCTAAAACGACAAGTAGAAGCCTGTGGATGCAAGGAACTGAAACTTTCGCACCAAGAAATCGGATCGGATTTGAATACCTCCAGAGAAGTGATTTCGAGATTACTCAAAAAAATGGAACAACGTGGTTTGGTCGTTTTGCATCGCAACCAGATTGAGATATTGATGTAA
- a CDS encoding rhodanese-like domain-containing protein has product MNLTQEDWISQFEADEKAVMLDVRTEDECDQGIIEGSINIDFHKGQEFIDAIAALDKNKNYYVYCRSGARSAKACEMMNELGIENAYNLLGGIIEWNGDIV; this is encoded by the coding sequence ATGAATTTAACACAAGAAGATTGGATTTCACAATTTGAAGCCGATGAGAAAGCAGTAATGCTGGATGTGAGAACAGAAGACGAATGTGATCAAGGTATAATAGAAGGTTCTATCAATATTGATTTTCATAAGGGTCAGGAGTTTATTGATGCGATTGCAGCATTGGATAAAAATAAAAATTATTATGTGTATTGCCGTTCAGGAGCGAGAAGTGCAAAAGCATGCGAAATGATGAATGAATTAGGAATTGAAAATGCCTATAATTTACTCGGGGGAATTATCGAATGGAATGGTGATATAGTTTAA
- a CDS encoding NADP-dependent glyceraldehyde-3-phosphate dehydrogenase — translation MNTIPQEFQITEPLIQDTYLVNGELKKWTGKTTPVYSTISSTEKYEPTLLGSIPFMGEAEALEVAESAKAAFNNGQGLWPTMKVVDRIHCMEKFVAQMKETRTEVVKLLMWEIGKTLGDSEKEFDRTVEYINDTIESYKELNSRSAHFSKVQGINAMVRRGPIGVVLCLGPYNYPLNETFTLLIPALIMGNPVIFKPAKHGVLLISPLLEAFRSSFPKGVISIVYGRGREIASPIMKSGKVDILALIGNSKSAIALQDQHPNKNRLRLVLGLEAKNPAIILPDADLDLTIQECIAGTLSFNGQRCTALKIIYVHENIAAEFNKRFAEKVDALAFGNPWEKGVSLTPLPETEKPAYIQELIDDATAKGAKVINAKGGEHTDNFIFPAILFPINKEMRVYHEEQFGPVVPVLTFKDIQEPLNDMAESNYGQQVSLFGKNIKTIAPLIDTLVNLVCRVNLNSSCQRGPDVFPFTGRKDSAFGTLSIHDALRSFSIRTFVASKDNAYNNEILQELLNSKESNFINTDYIL, via the coding sequence ATGAACACAATACCTCAAGAATTTCAAATTACAGAACCGCTTATTCAAGATACTTATTTGGTAAATGGTGAATTAAAAAAATGGACTGGAAAAACAACCCCAGTATATTCTACAATTTCTTCAACTGAAAAATATGAACCAACATTATTGGGTTCTATTCCGTTTATGGGCGAGGCCGAGGCGCTTGAAGTAGCCGAATCCGCAAAAGCTGCTTTTAATAACGGACAAGGTTTATGGCCAACCATGAAAGTGGTGGATCGTATTCATTGTATGGAAAAGTTTGTGGCCCAAATGAAGGAAACCCGTACTGAAGTTGTGAAACTTTTGATGTGGGAAATTGGGAAAACATTGGGTGATTCTGAAAAAGAATTTGACAGAACGGTAGAGTATATTAATGATACCATCGAAAGCTATAAAGAATTGAACAGCCGTTCGGCACATTTTTCTAAAGTACAAGGAATCAATGCTATGGTACGTAGAGGACCAATTGGAGTGGTTTTGTGCCTTGGACCATACAATTATCCATTAAACGAAACTTTTACCTTGCTTATTCCAGCTTTAATTATGGGGAATCCTGTAATTTTTAAACCGGCAAAACATGGTGTCCTTTTAATTTCTCCATTGTTGGAAGCTTTTAGAAGCAGTTTCCCAAAAGGGGTAATTAGTATTGTTTATGGAAGAGGACGTGAAATTGCTTCGCCAATAATGAAATCTGGAAAAGTTGATATTTTAGCTTTGATCGGAAACAGTAAATCGGCTATTGCTTTGCAAGATCAGCATCCAAATAAAAACAGATTGCGTCTAGTTTTGGGATTGGAAGCCAAAAATCCAGCTATTATTCTACCGGATGCCGATTTGGATTTGACAATTCAAGAATGTATTGCAGGAACTTTATCTTTTAATGGTCAAAGATGTACAGCTTTGAAAATTATTTATGTTCACGAAAATATTGCTGCCGAATTCAACAAACGTTTTGCTGAAAAAGTAGATGCTCTTGCTTTTGGAAACCCATGGGAGAAAGGAGTTTCTTTGACACCGCTTCCTGAAACCGAAAAACCGGCCTATATTCAAGAATTGATTGACGATGCGACCGCTAAAGGAGCAAAAGTAATCAATGCAAAAGGAGGAGAACATACCGATAATTTTATTTTTCCAGCCATTTTGTTTCCTATAAATAAAGAGATGAGAGTGTATCATGAAGAGCAATTTGGTCCAGTAGTACCCGTTTTGACTTTCAAAGATATCCAGGAACCATTAAACGATATGGCTGAATCGAATTACGGACAACAAGTGAGTTTGTTTGGTAAAAACATCAAAACCATTGCGCCGCTTATTGATACTTTGGTAAATCTGGTTTGTAGAGTAAACTTGAATAGCTCTTGCCAAAGAGGACCAGATGTTTTCCCGTTTACAGGAAGAAAAGATTCTGCTTTTGGGACATTGAGTATTCATGATGCATTGCGTTCATTCTCAATCAGGACTTTTGTAGCGTCTAAAGACAATGCTTATAATAATGAAATTTTGCAGGAATTGTTAAACAGCAAAGAATCGAATTTCATCAATACTGATTATATTTTGTAA
- a CDS encoding M1 family metallopeptidase, with amino-acid sequence MKKQILLQLLLTIFFFVQSSFAQELYMPRNIKEAYAKGTRSMDGKPGKNYWQNHGVYTMDITVNADTKIVSGTESIIYENNSNDTLKNMVIRFVNNLHKPSSPRSGNVSDDFLSNGLTITLLKINGEVYKEDARKWGTVGNVKMKKPLPPKSKATLEIEWNYPLSKESGREGQIDETTFYVAYSYPRVSVFDDYNKWDRLPHTDRQEFYNDFNDYTYTVKAPKNYVVYGTGDLLNPDEVLQSEFASRLKKSYTTDEVMHIANEKEMKEGRVTQQKDWNSWKFQANNITDVCFALSNHYVWDAGSVVVDTKTNRRTSTQAAYDIKGTDFINSVKNNNYALAWFSNNWPGIPYPYSKMTAFQGFADMEYPMMVNDSQVGDAVFAQLVQDHEIAHTYFPFYMGINETRYAFMDEGWATTFEYLIGIAEHGKEAADKFYKEFRVDYYINDKSTEEDQPIISMSTQVSDAGYGNNSYGKASLSYLALKDMLGDDQFKKSLHFYMDTWNGKHPIPWDFFNCINTSSGKNLNWFFNNWFFTNNHIDLAIDKVESLNSKTNISIKNVGGFAIPFDVVVVYNDDSKETLHQNPAIWETNQKNTVISFNSTKKIKLISIDNGIFMDATPLNNVWNNQ; translated from the coding sequence ATGAAAAAACAAATTCTATTGCAACTATTATTGACCATTTTTTTCTTTGTGCAAAGCAGTTTTGCCCAAGAACTATACATGCCTCGAAATATCAAAGAAGCCTATGCAAAAGGAACCCGTTCTATGGATGGTAAACCAGGTAAGAATTACTGGCAAAATCATGGTGTTTACACAATGGATATTACTGTAAATGCTGATACTAAAATTGTAAGTGGCACAGAAAGTATCATTTATGAAAATAATAGTAACGATACTTTAAAAAACATGGTAATCAGATTTGTAAATAATTTGCATAAGCCCTCTTCTCCTCGAAGTGGCAATGTTAGCGATGATTTTTTATCCAATGGATTAACAATTACTTTATTAAAAATAAATGGAGAAGTATACAAAGAAGATGCCAGAAAATGGGGGACTGTAGGTAACGTTAAAATGAAGAAGCCTTTGCCTCCAAAGTCTAAGGCGACTCTTGAAATAGAATGGAATTATCCATTATCGAAAGAGAGCGGAAGAGAGGGTCAAATTGATGAAACTACTTTTTATGTTGCGTACAGTTATCCTAGAGTGTCTGTTTTTGACGATTATAACAAATGGGACAGATTGCCTCATACCGACCGCCAAGAGTTTTATAACGACTTCAATGACTACACTTATACGGTAAAAGCACCCAAAAATTACGTGGTCTATGGAACAGGGGATTTATTGAATCCAGACGAAGTCTTGCAGTCTGAGTTTGCTTCCCGCTTAAAAAAATCATATACAACAGATGAGGTAATGCATATAGCCAATGAGAAAGAAATGAAAGAGGGACGTGTAACCCAACAGAAAGATTGGAATAGCTGGAAATTTCAAGCCAACAACATTACTGATGTTTGTTTTGCTTTGAGCAATCATTATGTATGGGATGCAGGAAGCGTTGTTGTAGATACCAAAACCAATCGACGTACAAGTACACAGGCTGCTTATGATATAAAAGGAACTGATTTTATAAACTCTGTCAAAAATAATAATTATGCATTGGCTTGGTTCTCCAATAATTGGCCTGGAATTCCGTATCCATATTCCAAAATGACCGCTTTTCAGGGATTTGCCGATATGGAATACCCAATGATGGTCAATGATTCTCAAGTTGGTGACGCAGTTTTTGCCCAATTGGTGCAGGATCATGAAATAGCACACACTTATTTTCCGTTTTATATGGGAATAAATGAAACCCGATATGCATTTATGGATGAAGGTTGGGCTACCACTTTTGAATACTTAATAGGTATCGCTGAACATGGAAAGGAAGCTGCCGATAAATTTTACAAAGAGTTCAGAGTCGATTACTATATAAATGACAAATCAACAGAAGAAGACCAGCCTATAATTTCGATGTCGACTCAGGTTTCGGATGCGGGATATGGAAATAATTCATACGGTAAAGCTTCTCTGTCTTATCTCGCCTTGAAAGATATGTTAGGAGACGATCAATTCAAAAAATCATTACATTTTTATATGGATACCTGGAACGGGAAACATCCAATTCCTTGGGACTTTTTTAATTGCATCAATACCAGTTCGGGTAAAAATTTAAATTGGTTTTTCAATAATTGGTTTTTTACCAACAATCATATTGATCTGGCAATCGATAAAGTGGAAAGCTTAAATTCAAAAACAAATATTTCGATCAAAAATGTAGGTGGTTTTGCTATTCCTTTTGATGTCGTAGTAGTGTATAATGATGATTCGAAAGAGACTTTGCATCAAAATCCGGCCATTTGGGAAACCAATCAAAAAAATACAGTAATTTCTTTTAATTCCACTAAAAAAATAAAATTGATTTCTATTGATAATGGTATATTTATGGATGCTACTCCGTTAAATAACGTATGGAATAATCAGTAA
- a CDS encoding c-type cytochrome has product MKVEFKFLVVLTLLIVTGTKSFAQELSWVAPEYSNSLKNPFVGNQKATNEGKEIFNQMCVLCHGLKGQGNGEAGLTLEPHPANFLALNVKSQTDGAIFWKITNGKAPMATYFELLTDDQRWKLVNYIRELEKK; this is encoded by the coding sequence ATGAAAGTAGAATTTAAATTTTTAGTAGTACTAACTTTACTAATCGTAACAGGAACAAAAAGTTTTGCACAAGAATTAAGCTGGGTTGCACCAGAATATTCTAATTCATTAAAAAATCCATTTGTAGGAAATCAAAAGGCAACAAATGAAGGGAAAGAAATATTCAATCAGATGTGTGTATTGTGTCATGGTTTGAAAGGGCAAGGGAATGGTGAAGCCGGTCTTACATTGGAACCACATCCTGCAAATTTCTTAGCATTGAATGTAAAGAGCCAAACAGACGGTGCCATTTTTTGGAAAATAACCAATGGAAAAGCTCCAATGGCCACTTATTTTGAACTTTTAACAGACGACCAAAGATGGAAATTGGTTAACTATATACGAGAATTAGAAAAAAAATAG